Within the Arachis duranensis cultivar V14167 chromosome 10, aradu.V14167.gnm2.J7QH, whole genome shotgun sequence genome, the region AAAGCAATTTCAATCTCCATTGTATCGATGTCTCTGAATTTTCTGTCTTGAGACGTTTACCAAACACGGCCTAGCAGATGAAACATGGAAGATAattatagaagaagaaaagtagGTAGAAGTACCATCTGCATCCCAGTGAACCCTGCATCGTGCGCAATGGATCAAATCGAATCCATTATCAGCGAATGTCAGCTTCTGTGTCCCAATGACAGACAGGGTTGCTGGAATACCTCGCTCCAAAGCAAACTGTATTTGTGCTTCATGTTCATCCTTTGGTGCGAATGACATGGTAAGAACATTTTTGTCCAGAAGATAGCCACCAAAGCTAGCAACGCCGCAACCAACATCAAGAACCACCCTGATATTCTTGCCCCACTGAATTGCTGGTAATGTCTGCCACAAAAAAGAGACATTAACAAAATCAATACTATATACTAATATCACAAGAACATGTGCGTGGTACTAATTATTTAAGCTCAGAGCTTCTTGCCCTGTAGACAATATCAGATTATTATTAGCCATATACAACCTCCATTGACTGGCAAGTGTCAAATTGACAAATTCGTATATCAATTATTTCCGAATGCATTGATTTTTTGATGTACCAATCTTGCCAATTTGACACTTATTAGTGGATAAATTGAATAAAACAGTTGAGTTGTCTCCGTTTGACCTCAAGGTCACATGTTCAAGCCGTAGATTTAGAGACTGATGTCATTATCAAGTTAGGCTACCTACATTACACCTTTTGGGTGCAGCGCTTCCTTAGACCCGTATTAATACGGGATGCTTGTGCACCGAGCTGCCCTTTTATTTCGCATCTTATGGTGGCCTAGTTTCAATTTTCTGATTCTTGGATTAGACTACACCATTACTATGCTAACAGGCTCATTCTCAAAAGCAACTGTGTGCaagtaaatcaaaagaaaatctTCCATCATGGTCCCTATATCCTTCTCCTCTCAAATCTTTGTTTATTCCTCTATTTCTAGAAGAAAAGTCCAACAGGGaggagggaaaaaaaaaagagatgatAATTTAGTACTATGGTATACCTTCTCTATGTACTCAACATAATGATCAACTCCATCTTTGAATTGAGTACCACCTCCGGGAAAGACGAGATAATTGTCAGACTTCACCACCCAATTCTGCTCCTTCTTGTATTCAATAAGCTTTGTACGAGGGACATTATAATACCAAATCTGAAAAAAACCAGAACCAGAAGTAAATTTCATCAATGGATTTATGAAAATGTAAACCGAAATGGAAGTGGGCAAGTAGCACTATGGTGTCAAATTTCTGAAACTCTGTATAATGCAAAGCACAATCTTAGACCATAATCAAGAAAGAGTCTTTATCATTGCAAAAATCAAATGGATTCTATACAGATACCAGAATCACATTCAAGCAATCAGCCAATCACTAAGAACCACAAATTCTTGCTCAAAGTATCAACCTCACCATTTTAGAAATAATCAACTTGTCAAATTAAAGTTACAAACAATTTTCAATTGTTGTACAAAATCATCTTTGGttttgaagaaaaacaaaaccgATAATATCAAGAGAATGGAACAGTCTTTAACATTTTCTATGCAGACAGCAAAATCAGAGTCAAATCAACCACTAAGAATCATAATGTCTTTTCTTACCAAAAAGTATCAATCTCACCATGTCCCTGCTCTTAGGCCACGGAACGGGGACCCGATACCCTTTGGGAAGTGGCAGCAAACAGTGCAATTTAGATTTAGGACAGTGCCTTTCTCTATGCTCCATGTGCCTCCTTGACCTTAGAGCCTTAATGGCCTTCATGTTATCCAAACATGGCATGTAATCCACCCCAATCCCACCCTTACAAACTTCCCAATGAATAATCGAATCCACAAAATCGTCACGGAAatcatcctcctcctttttctgaGGCAATATTCTTTGTTCTTCGGGCGGCTTCTCTTGTTCTTCTGTGATTGATTCTGAGAGTGGCTGAGGGTTTTCGGCATCAGGGTAGAAACTCGTTGGATTCAAGGTGGAAGCAGTGTTGGTTAAGAGAAGAACCACGGCACTAATGAGCAACAACAATATCACGAAAACCAAAGGGTATTTCCTCTCTTTCAAGATTCCTCCCTCAACTTGAATCGCCATTTTCGATTATCCAAACAACTAATTCTTGTGATGTTAGGAAGAGAACAAGATTTGGCTTTTGTGAGAACGtagctttttctctttttttgtttttttttttttttttttttttctaattttaacaGCTTGTGTATATTcgctttgattttaaatttaatcctTAGGTGGAGCTAATAAAGCGTTGAATCTGAGGGTACGGATCAAAGAAGAGTGATATTGCATGACGAGGAAGGTAgtgtaataataatagtaacatTATGTTGGTGTTGTAACTTGAGAGGGGCAGAATAGAACAGAAAGAAGAAGATCGTGATTTTGCAGAGTAGTGACAGATTAGAATATGCATTTGACAGATTCTATTGTACATTTTCTGCCAATATGACGGCATATTATAATGCTTCAAActtgaaagttattttttagGTCATGCATCTCACCGACAATGACAGGTTTTAGTGTTTTCTGTCACAATCAACCATGGACATGATAGTAAAATACTAAAATGTCACATCCATGGACCCTGGGTTTCGGAAATTTACATTGTCATCCTATGTCGGCATATAATCAATTTTAACTCATTGTTAGATATGATTtagatcaaaattttattttttatatgatagcTTATTCTGTTTGTGTTGAAGCTTATAAAACATTGCCTTAGCTAATTTTCCTTTTCTACGTAAATTGAAATAAAGGGGTGGAATTAACAACTTCTAAATTGTTCTTGTTAACAACAAGGACAGattaaaaaacaatttttttaatgagcCAATGTttcttttctctgttttttttccctttctacAAATAACAACTCAAATCATCAACTCTCATATTCACCTAAAAGAAAAATCATCTAGTcttagtcattttttattttgttaatttcatCCACACGTATTCATTTTATTACAACCAAACTCATACAGTTCGCATAAGCTCTCCATAAAGAGTAAAGACCCGCGTAAAATTTTGCATAGAGGGGATAATTTTTTCCCATCAATGCACTTCGCACGCTAGAATATTGTACAACAAAACAGAGAATAGATCTTATCaatttgtttttcaattattttaccAAGTATAATTTCTAACTACAGACTAagtcaaacaagaaaaaatggatgaaaaaatattaaatgatgaaAGAACATATTTGACAAAtcaattaagagaaaaaaaattgaaaagattcaTTTTCCAACAAAATGTGTATACAAGAATTTTGCAAAAAGGGCTTCAAAAAGCAAaccattattttaaaaataacttgaAACAAGTGGATCATAAGCGAGTGCATCTAATCGTGGGCTTTGCAATGAGAGCACCGGTGGCCAACATTAACTGAAATTAGCATAGAAACGTCTTAAAAGAGAGATGATGGACTTTCTAATGTAACTGTAAAACACCGTAGTTTGGGTTGAACACCCTTTTGCGGAGACTCCATAGTAATATAGCAAATTACAAAACCTCTCAACATATAGTATTTCATGTTTGTATGATACAACCGCATATAAAAACAGTTTGAAAAGAATCaaatcaaagacaaaaattaGTAAAGCCATCTTTTGCTATCTATGCCTTACACTCTACCTTCAGTCTGGTGTCACTCTGTGATTCCGGTGCCGTTGTTATCCAGATCGACGTCACCCATTCCTGTGTCCTCTTCCTCTTCGCTGTCCTCGTCGCCGCTGACTTCTTCATTATCTTGTCGTAGTTTTGCCATGTGCTCAGCAAGCAATTTATCATCGCGTTCGCTCACCTGCATAAAAATGCAGCGTCAAATCTCAAGTTTCCATAGACAGAAATCAGAGGACAGAATATGTACAGTTGTAAACAAATGTAGATGATAAATATAGAGGAGTGACACTCACCGCTCTAGGTGCCTCCTTCACCACAAGTTTACCCTTGTGTTTCTCTATTGACTCGGTGCAAGAAGTAATGGCATTATTGAGGACTTGTATCCCTTGCTCCTGTTAAGTTTATTACAAAATGAGCATCACTTTCAATTGGACcatatatgatatgatatagTGTATCGTGTACTATAATATAATATGGCTAATAAATTACAACAGCAGCTAAGTTATCAGAGTTCCCAAACAGGAGACATGAATGGAATATGAATTGCTTGTATCAGACTTTTCTCTAGTTTCCACTTTAGGTTCATCAAGGATATGTAGGAAAGAACAGTTATTCCTGTATAAACAATTCCATCCTAATTTTGCAGGTAACAGGATTTACCATAGCGAACACCATATAAATTCagtaaatgcaagatgttttcAATTAATTCCCTCTTGCACTCATAAACTCTGCCNNNNNNNNTAGCCCCCCCCCcccctttcccttttttttcttgtcaTATGAACAATTTTCCAACCTTTAAAACGAATACATAACAAAGCAACAAATTTCAAAAAACTTTGAACTGAATAAGGAAAATATTCTAGATCGAGTCCATTAATGACAGCAGCTGTCTCTATGCAGTTGAAAGGATTATGTGGTAATGATGATTGATACATGTGGAAAAACTATACTTACTGAGTTGTAGTGCCAAAACAcccacaataaaaaaaaaaaagaaaaggaaaaaaaaacaaagccaTACACTAGTAGGCACTAACTGAATTCAGGTCAAAAGCCAATTAACATATCAAACTTTCTGTCAACATTGCACTAACCTTGTCGAGAGTCTGAGTGGTAAGCACATAAAGTGGGGGCGCAACAAGTTTAATTTTTACAGGGCAGTCATCATTTCCAGCAGCTTCAGCCTTCCTCATGGCCTCCTGCATATTAGATAAATTACCATGCCTCAGAATACTTTAGGAAATAGGCAACCAGAAATTACTTGATAGCACGTTATATGAAAACTATATGACTAGAtgttgaaaagaaaaagggaactTTTTATGCAAATCAGGGCCAAGAGAAAAGGCTAAGACCTTGATGTGAAGAACACCATCAAATTGAAAACATTTCATTTCAATATCTGCCCTAATTTTCAGGGGCTGGGGAGTCATTCGTCTTCTAATATTCTTTACTAGAGAATCCTTCACTTCTTCTGTGACAGCTGGAACAACCtttgtcaccaaaaaaaaagtggcaaaaaaaaaaagaaaaaaaaaaactttattcatcAGTGTGATTTACGTGGCAGGTAGTCTATAGTTCTATTCTATTATAACAAATATTTACCTCTTGCCCATCAGGGCCAGCTTCCTTGATTTCACGGGTGAGGGCATTTAGCACTGAATCAGGATCCGTCACAATTATCTTGAATGCCTGCATACAAAAAGGTGTATATAGTCAATAAACTTTTCAGAGCATCTTCAGAGAACTGTTaggaaaatattttcttttctgaaagaaaaggaactttacctcaaaagcaTGACCATATTTGCGGTATAAAGGCCATCCAATGTGAACATACAGCTCCTGCATAAAGCCACTTGCATTTAGTTCAATAAACAAAACTGCAATGGTAAGACCAGTAAATAAAGTGTTTAATCAGatattcataatttattattattattgttattatgatATGATTTCCACAGCATACAGCTGTATTAGTTATATAGCACAGTTATACCATTCTTCGCCATTATAAATTGCTATGTATAGAGTTCTATTCAGTAACACAAAAACAAGAGTTTCCCAAAGATCCCTTTCTCTAAATATCAAGACATATTAAGTGGACAGACATGTTTAGAAAGGTAGAAAAACATGCCTACAGAAAAGAAGACTATGATAATGACAGAAACATAATAGGTCAATAAGAGGATGAATAGTGTTTTATATCAACAAAGGAAATTTCAGTCAGTGGTAATTTCTCATGAAAATTTTCTTATGAAGTTCAAGCTAATAACCcttatttctttatcaaaaGACATGTTTGCAAATTGCAAGTGTCCTATAAGATCGGATAATGCAAGAACTACAAGTTACAAGGGAgtaaaaatcaaagcaaaaacAACAAATAAGCCTGTGATCTAACGTGGACAGTAGTATAATCAAACATACTTGCACCATACTTGAACAGAAGCAATATGATTAAGCATATAAACAAAGCATTTTTAAGTTAGAACTACAACAAATCACTTGAAAATAAGCTCCGGTGTGTTTGAGTAAAGGTCAGGTTCCCACGAATCAACATGTGAACCGTGAATAGCACAAGCGAGGTCCGAACAAACACAAACCAGAACATTAGAAAAATACGAAAAAGGCAAATTGAACAGAGTCGACGACCTACCCAATACTACCAGCATGAGTAAAGCCAATTAGGCTTTCAAAGCGCAAGAAAGAAATGAACATCATATGCCACTTTTACCAACGCCTTCCTAATTATGGTAACAATTCCAATACAGTCCATAACTCAAAACAAATCCTATTCCTATCAACCAATTTCCCTTCATTTCCTCCCTTAGTCTCTACACGTGGACAATGAACACATTCTTGAACATCTATTTTATGCCATAAAAAATGATCATTTCCTTGTAATTCTACATTTCTACTTTCACCAAGAGAAATTAGACAATCACACTGATTGGTCCTCTTTAACCAAGAAAGAGACACCCAAACAAGCAACTATCTCTTACAACAACGCCAATCAACACAGTTCCAATAAAACAACCAAAAAACAAGCATACTCAAATCAGTCGCATACAAAGCAAAATTACAACTGAGCTGGAAACAGCAAGTAAATTACCTCCAAATCAATGTTTAGGGTCTCAGCAACGTGGCGCATGATAGAGTGAACAAGCTTGCTCTTATTATACCTCTCCTCACAGGCCTGAATATCCTCTTCAGAAACACGGCGCTTGCTAAGGTCGATGTAACCCTTGTCCTTATCGACACGAAGCACCATAACGGGTTCGATGCGACCGACCTTGATGAGGCTGCTGACGCTCCGAATCCGGCGCCGGGAGAGCTCAGAGAAGAGGATCATTCCCTCGATGTTGTTGTACTCGAGGAGTGAAACGTACGCGCCCATGTCGGCGATGTTCTTCACCTGAATCATCACCGCCATGTCCACCTCCGGGTACTTCGCCTCGTACATACGGCACTCTAGGTTCGGACCCATACCTGCTTGGTTCGGATGCTGTTACTCGCTCTCGCTCAGTCGCTTGGGGTTTCAGAAATGGAGGGCGAGAGAAAGAGTGGTGAGGGTTTTTGCGAGAGTCGAGCGTTAGAGAGTGAAAAAGGAGCAGAAAAATCAAGTTCGCACTGGATATAGAGAAAGGGGGATAGTGGTGGCGTCTGATGTAAGTACTTGGGCTTCGAACCATTCGGTGATCCATCTAGTAAGCCCGTTATAGGCCCATTATGTTGaccaaacaaaaatatttaaacgcTTTTAAGAAGCGCATTTGGgccacctaaagaaaacatgcaaaggAGGCACGTTCGCCTTGTCTCTGCCATGGAAATGAAGgaaatgaaaaattataaaaaaacgcCCACCGTGGGGCTCGAACCCACGACCACAAGGTTAAGAGCCTTGCGCTCTACCGACTGAGCTAGACGGGCTggttattttgaaaatttagatatatatatatatatacaattatttttctttcaactcTTAGTAAAATTTAACTACTCTatgagtggaaaaagaaaattatttccTTCATTCAATTTTGATGCCTTATTTCATAGTACTACTAAATAAGATATGgagattatatttttttgttactgTCTCTCCTTTTCTTTAActaaagatatatattttcatTAAAAGAGTAAATGAATACAAGTAGATCCAAACTTAGGACATCAGTACAAATGCAAAATGGGGAACCCAAAAGTAAAAAGGAACAACATTGATAAGTAAGTATATTATCACATTTAACAaatgttaaataatatttttaataaaattatttaattatacttaaatttattaataattactaaataactttttcttaaataataaaaacaaattagataacttctaaatttaatatactgaaatcaaatttaacaacaTAATAGAagacaaatataatattattatttatatactactcctaaattttcaaattctaataGGATACTTGTCCCATAACAATATCAAAGCATTCGTCCCTGCCTTGAAGATTTGCATTAATATTTGGCATGCTTGATTGTTAGCCATGCAATACAGAACACAATCGTCTGTAAATTGAGATTGTCGTACCACAACAATAAAATAAGATTCAATAATTACACATTCTTTTATGGATATACCACCAAAAATACGTTGGAATTATTTGATactcacaaaaatattttttaattttattatcgacaaaaatattattaaattatttaaaaatataacaaaaatataaaaaaaataatttttttatataagcaGTAAACGTTTTTTGTATTTAACAAACtgcatatatatacatttgattaaaattttataaaaataattagataactattaaaaaatacatacaaAAAATCGGATAAAAATTTGacatttagatttttttattttttaaaaatattattagttgttgacaaaaaaatcacaatatatatatatacttaacgaaaaatcaccaaattataaaaataaaaatatcttattttttaatcatgtttgaaaattacattaaaatttaatctctaaagtattttttaagaatacatatttaatgttggACACTTTTATCgttctttaaataatttaaggatatttttatca harbors:
- the LOC107469373 gene encoding eukaryotic translation initiation factor 2 subunit alpha homolog; this encodes MGPNLECRMYEAKYPEVDMAVMIQVKNIADMGAYVSLLEYNNIEGMILFSELSRRRIRSVSSLIKVGRIEPVMVLRVDKDKGYIDLSKRRVSEEDIQACEERYNKSKLVHSIMRHVAETLNIDLEELYVHIGWPLYRKYGHAFEAFKIIVTDPDSVLNALTREIKEAGPDGQEVTKVVPAVTEEVKDSLVKNIRRRMTPQPLKIRADIEMKCFQFDGVLHIKEAMRKAEAAGNDDCPVKIKLVAPPLYVLTTQTLDKEQGIQVLNNAITSCTESIEKHKGKLVVKEAPRAVSERDDKLLAEHMAKLRQDNEEVSGDEDSEEEEDTGMGDVDLDNNGTGITE